Proteins encoded by one window of Arachis hypogaea cultivar Tifrunner chromosome 1, arahy.Tifrunner.gnm2.J5K5, whole genome shotgun sequence:
- the LOC112805782 gene encoding DEAD-box ATP-dependent RNA helicase 20: MNPYDNRYSDAASYRNRRSDILGSGPFMPPPVVGRGAAVPYGAPPVPYGAGRGAPNAFGSSSVTSFTPPPGGFNIGRGGGGLGNGHAGGRKDGGGRYGTGGRGRGGTGRNGGTGRGGGSGFRGGRSHGGGRGGGGGRHGGRSSKDELNKISLPKQDFKNLVPFEKNFYVESPAVRAMSDQEVMHYRASREITVQGHDVPKPIRMFHEARFPDYCLEVIENLGFVEPTPIQAQGWPMALKGRDLIGIAETGSGKTLSYLLPALVHVSAQPRLSHGDGPIVLVLAPTRELAVQIQEEAQKFAGRANIRTTCIYGGAPKGPQIRDLQRGVEIVIATPGRLIDMLEAQHTNLQRVTYLVLDEADRMLDMGFEPQIRKIVGQIRPDRQTLYWSATWPKEVEALARQFLRNPYKVIIGSPELKANQSINQVVEVVTDAEKYNRLIRLLKEVMDGSRILIFMETKKGCDQITRQLRMDGWPALSIHGDKNQAERDWVLAEFKNGRSPIMTATDVAARGLDVKDIKCVVNYDFPSSLEDYVHRIGRTGRAGAKGTAHTFFTHANAKYARALIKILQDAGQVVSPALSALARSAGSAQLGSGGSFRSRGRGGFGNRGGRSGSNTIPLGSKRPWHGM, translated from the exons ATGAACCCCTACGATAACAGATACTCTGACGCCGCTTCTTATCGCAACCGTCGCAG CGATATCCTCGGTTCTGGACCATTCATGCCGCCTCCTGTTGTAGGTCGTGGTGCTGCGGTCCCCTACGGTGCCCCTCCGGTCCCTTATGGTGCAGGAAGAGGAGCTCCGAATGCCTTCGGGTCCTCGTCGGTAACTTCCTTTACGCCCCCTCCTGGTGGTTTCAATATAGGCCGAGGCGGTGGTGGACTTGGTAATGGCCATGCTGGTGGCAGAAAAGACGGCGGAGGTCGTTACGGTACTGGTGGAAGAGGTCGCGGAGGTACTGGTAGAAACGGCGGAACTGGTAGAGGCGGTGGAAGCGGTTTTAGGGGAGGCAGAAGTCATGGTggtggaagaggaggaggaggtggtagACATGGTGGACGGTCATCGAAGGATGAATTGAACAAGATTTCCTTGCCAAAGCAGGATTTTAAGAATTTGGTCCCTTTTGAGAAGAATTTCTACGTTGAGTCCCCTGCAGTGAGGGCCATGTCCGATCAAGAAGTGATGCATTATCGTGCCAGTAGAGAAATAACAGTGCAAGGCCATGATGTGCCGAAACCCATTCGGATGTTCCATGAGGCCAGGTTTCCTG ATTACTGCCTTGAGGTGATTGAAAACCTGGGATTTGTTGAGCCGACTCCAATCCAGGCCCAGGGTTGGCCGATGGCTCTTAAAGGCAGAGATTTGATTGGCATTGCGGAGACTGGCTCCGGCAAAACTTTGTCATATCTGCTTCCTGCTTTGGTGCATGTCAGTGCACAACCTCGACTGT CACATGGGGATGGTCCCATTGTCTTAGTTTTAGCACCAACTAGAGAGTTAGCTGTTCAAATTCAAGAAGAAGCTCAGAAATTCGCAGGACGGGCAAATATTAGAACTACATGCATCTATGGTGGTGCACCAAAGGGACCTCAAATTCGTGACCTTCAAAGGG GTGTAGAGATTGTTATTGCTACACCAGGTCGCCTTATAGATATGCTGGAAGCTCAGCACACAAACTTGCAGAGAGTTACTTACCTTGTCTTGGATGAAGCTGATAGGATGTTGGACATGGGTTTTGAACCTCAGATAAGGAAAATTGTAGGCCAG ATTCGACCAGATAGACAGACGTTATATTGGAGTGCTACATGGCCAAAGGAGGTTGAAGCTCTGGCAAGGCAGTTCCTGCGCAACCCATATAAG GTAATTATTGGGTCACCGGAACTGAAAGCAAACCAATCTATAAATCAAGTTGTTGAAGTTGTGACAGATGCAGAGAAATATAACAG ATTGATTAGATTGCTGAAAGAAGTGATGGATGGGAGCCGAATTCTAATATTTATGGAGACAAAAAAGGGATGTGATCAAATTACAAGACAATTGAGGATGGATGGATGGCCAGCTCTATCCATCCATGGTGATAAAAACCAGGCTGAAAGAGACTGGGTTTTGGCTGAGTTTAAGAATGGTAGAAGTCCAATAATGACTGCCACTGATGTTGCTGCACGGGGTCTTG ATGTGAAAGACATAAAATGTGTGGTCAATTATGATTTTCCTTCAAGCCTGGAAGATTATGTACACAGAATTGGTCGAACTGGTCGTGCAGGGGCTAAAGGGACTGCGCACACCTTCTTCACACATGCTAATGCTAAGTATGCGAGGGCTCTGATAAAGATTTTACAAGATGCAGGTCAGGTTGTGAGTCCTGCACTATCTGCATTGGCTAGGTCAGCTGGTTCTGCTCAATTAG GATCCGGAGGAAGCTTTCGATCAAGAGGACGTGGAGGCTTTGGCAACAGAGGTGGAAGATCAGGATCCAATACCATTCCTCTAGGTTCAAAAAGGCCTTGGCATGGTATGTAG